In Thermodesulfobacteriota bacterium, the genomic stretch ATCGATTTCTCCGTAGCCAATTCCTTACCTTCAAGACCCGTCCCCGGTCCGGGACCCGGAATTCATCGAAAATCCTCTGCCTATGGTCTAACATGAGCAAACTCCTCCACCTGCCTTAATCACTATATAAGCAACCTTGTCTATATGGCCATACCGGTTTCTTCCGCGCCCGTCATACGCTCCTCCTACGCACGCTTCTGGGCAATTATCGAAAAGGTATTCTCCATTCCCAATAACTCCCCTATGTGTTGAAATACCAAAGCTTGGGTACTGAAGTAACACACGATTTTGCAATCAAAACCCTTCTCTTCGAAAAGGTCGGTGATAGCCTCTTGGTCAACGCCGTTTCTAACCGCATGGTATTCCACGTTGTCCGCCGGACAATCGCTCAGGTAAATCCCCCGGCTGCGCCGGACGCGCCTTTTCAATCCTTCCACCAAGTCTCCCCTAAAGACACGCCAGGAGAAGTAGGCCACCTTGTTGAATGCAGTGGTAAATCCTCCAAGCGAATCATGCCGCAGCGGATCCTGAAAAGAAAAGAATTGTCCATGCGGGGTCAGAAGCGTAATTGCTTCCCGGATCATGCCCAGATAGTCCGGTATATGGTGCAGGAATGAATTCACTACGATAATATCATACGAGTTATTATTCGATTTGAGGGTTTCGTTTATGTCCTCACATCGCACCTGAAGCCTGTCCCCGAAACGCTCGCACCTACTCCGCAAAGCGCTTAATTGACTCTCGGAAATATCGACTGCGGTCACCCTTGCTCCGAGCTCCAGAAAGGGCAAAGTGGCCGAACCCTCACCCGCTCCTAGGTCTAATACATTCGGATTGCCTGTATATATAGTCGCAAAATCATAAACCCCAACCAGCAATTCGCCGTAGAGCTTTCTCAGAGAGGGGTGTTTTAGGTGGGGTGCACCGTCAATATATCCTCTGGTTGCCTCTTCATCATAAACGGCGGCATTAGCTAGGGCGGCCACCCAATTTATTCTTTCGTCCATTGTCTTTGTTTTCCCAAGACGGTGATAACTATCCGGTGATAGGGGGTTTCGACCCAAATTCTATTGTTCTTTCCAACTCCCGTCCACCGTTTTAGCGGTAGCTAAATTTTTCTGAATACTCCTAGAATATTAGAACGAATAAACTTGAGGATCTCCGCAGAATTAACGATTCTTTCGTATAATACCCCCAGAAGGAAAGCAAAGGTATTAAACACCAGATAAGACGGCTCTTTTTCGATTAGTTCCAGGCGTTCAGTGGCAAAGCCTTTTTTTTCTAAGATACTTCGTAAGAGCCCGGGTCTATTCATTTTGTAAATTACCGGGAAGGTCTTTTCTTCCGTGTCTATGCTTCGGACAAAGTTAGCCAGTAGTGATTTGGAACGGTTAGGCACGATTCGCGCAATGGAAGGGACGTAGTGATAAAGATTCGGAGTTCTAAATATGAAATATCCCCCCTTTCTGAGCACTCGCCTAACCTCCGTTAAGAATGCATCGGGGGCATCGACGTGCTCAAGCACAAAGTCGGTGTATATAAAATCAAAGGAGCACTCCTTGAAAGGCAAAAAATAGGCGTCGCCTATGACTTTAAAATCGACAATTCTATTTTCGCTTATTTCCGAGTCCACATCCAACCCTACCACCAGCCTATCCTTTCCCCTTAATGAGTAATTATGGGGCTTTCCCCTTCCCGCTCCAGCCCCGAGGTCCAAAACTAACGCCCCAGGCTGGCAATATGCTTTTAGGAGGTTCACAAACTGAGTAGTACCGTCGATCCATCCTTTCTTAGGATTGTAAAAAAACCCAAACAGCCTCGGATTAACCATATTTGAACTTCCGGTATATCTCGTTCTAAAATGTTAAGATTCTTCTCTATCCTCGATATGGAATTCAGCCGGGTCTTATTATCTCTCGGTAAACCTTTATAACCATATCCGCTACCTTATCTATATCGTAATATTCTTCCACCATCTTTCTTCCATTTGTGCGGACTTCTCTTTTCAACTCCTCGTTATCGAGTAGAGCTCTTATTCCCCTGCTTAAACTATCCGGGTTGGTTTCCACGATGATACCCCCCCTATTCCGTTCAACCTCCCGGTGAATCCCTACTTTATTCGAGATAACCACCGGTATTCCACAAGCCATCGCCTCCACTACCGCCATCCCAAAATTCTCCGAGTAGGAAGGCAAGACGAAGACTTCGGCATCGACAAAAGCCTCCAGTTTGTCTCTTTCCCTGAGCATTCCGGTAAATATCGTCCTTTCTAAAAGGCCGACATCCTTCAACCGTCTCTTAACTTCCTCTTTGAACCCCTCGTTGCCTTCGTTCGCCCCTACTATCACCAGATATAAATCTTTATATGCTTTGGCGATTTCTCCAAATGACTCTACCAATATATCAAGCCCTTTCTTGATGTTTATACGGCCCAAGAATAAAATATATTTTCTATTCTTTAAGGCCGCATATCTATTCTTAAAGGAACCCCTCCGGGGCAATTCCTCGAAACCGGACAAGTCAAATCCAATCGGAACCACAAAAGCTTTATTTCTTATATCAAGGAAACCTATAGCGTTTTCTTTCTCGTCTTGAGTGGTGAAGTGGATTGCAGAAGCTCTTTTAATATAGTATTTCGCGATGAGGTTATAATAGAACATTTTCTTATTTTTGGATTTTATACCAATCGCCTCCGGGTAGATAGAACCATGTGGAGAAAGTATATATGGTTTTTTATGCAATAGGCTGGCTATACCGCCGGCTAGAACGGGGAAATTCCATACTGAAGTTATATGCACTAGGTCATAAAATCTAGTATCTTTTAAGAGCTCCAAAAATATCTTTGGAGAAAACGTATAGCGCTCATAGCCGTAACACCTAAAATATCTAACCCTTATGCCATCTAATTCCTGCCACTCATCTCTAGGAATAGACTTCCCATTTTCCAAACCGGTATCCGTGGTGAATACATCGACATCTATTCCCTTCTTAGCTAACGCCTTATTCAATAGATGAACGGCCTCTATAGGGCCGCCATATTTGAAAGCTGGAAAGTAGGAGGGAGTTATGTGAAGCACTCTCATCGAACTTCGCAATATCTAGCTTTAATTCCTTATATATACTTTTAAGAGTCGTTCCGTTTGTGGAAAGAGCCGTGAACAAGATGAAAGAACCAACCGGCAAATATAGATTCCGTTATTTAAACAGTGCCTGCCGTCTTTATTTATGCCTTGTAACGAAAGGTAAAAATGCCACCAATAATATGAAATAGAATCTTAACAAGCCAGAGAACCAACCGGCAAAGGTATCCCCTACTATGATCGTCTGCAATGTGAATGCATACACCACCGTTCCCAGCGTATTTGGCTTCCCATTTCTAAAAAAGTAAAGAAAGATAAACCGGTATAAAAAGCCATAAATGAGGGGAACAAAAATCCCAAACCACCCAAAATTAATAAACATCTCTCCTATCCAGGTCATGCCGACCGAAGTGCTTTCATCGAGTGGGTGAAGAAACCCATAATCCCTTCCAAATTCGTTTGCAAAACTAACCGAAGGCTTTCCCGGCCAGAGAACCCTGGGAATTAAAGAGGGAAAAAACAGGATATAGGTAGACCCGAATTTAAAGTCGCTAACACTGGGCGTATTATCGACTATCACGCCCACTATGGAGGCATAGTTTAACCTCTCTCCAAAGACGCTAAAAAGAACCTCCCCTACCATAGATTTATTCGAGCCGAAGAACGATTTCCAATAAATTTTAAACCCTTCCATAAGATCAAAAAAAACATCGCCGGTATAGTTAAGCCTGTATGTGTTGATTAAAGGAAAGATAAAAAATATGAATATAATAGAAGCTATGATGAAAAGCTTGAATGGAGTCTTTTTCTTGATTGAATAAATTATCAACAAAATAAAGATAGGCAAGATAGCCTTTGCCTTACTCCCTATCGGAAAATTAAAAGCCATCTCCGATGCCAATATCAATATCGTGACCCATAAGAGCGCAATTCTTTTGTTTTTTAGATATTCGGAATAGACGATGGATAGGGCTAATAAAGGAAACAGCGACCCAAACCCTAAAAACTGAGCCAGATATGCATAATCGGTGTTGATTAAATCGCTTCTCCCGGCCCCTACAAAATAATAGGCGCCAATTTCTATCAAAAACAGCCTGGACAACCAACCTATCAAGAGAAGTACTACAATCACTAAGGGCAGCCTTCTGATGCTCAATTCAAACTTATGTATGTTTGGTATGGATTTTATTGCCCTTCCGGTCAAGGCTGCGGCAAGTTTGCTATAGTCAAAAGCGTAATACCCAAACAGAAAGAATAGAAAGCATAATATGCTGAAACTCAATCCTTTATTTAGAGCGGTTAAGTCAAGCCCGGCGTTGTAACCCAACCTATTAAACGACTCCGGATACAACAATACGTATAACGAACCTAGGCAGAACATTATAAAATAAAGCATAGACACGCTTAAGACCGGGTTAGTGACCTCGCGGACCCTTTCCTTGAAGAAAGGAATAGCACAAAGAAATGCAAGAAAACTTATCTCCAGGATCGTGAGAATCTCGTCATAATCAAGCTGGCTAACTAAGAGGAGGGAAATCAACAAAGGGATCGTTACTGCAACAGAGAGAACCGCTCCGGATAGCTTCTCTTGTCGAAGAATCCTTAATGGTTGTCCAAAATGTGCCGGCATGTTGATGCTCGCAAAAATCCCGGCCTAGCAAAGACCGGAATTGGCTTTATCTAACCTCGGTCCCCACCTTGTAATACCCAAAAAGATTTCTTATAGCCTTACAAAACTGCCGCACCGTCGCAGGAGTGAGCCCCCAGCACTGCCGGAGTTCTACCCCATGGTTTTGTTTTAGATAAAAACCCAGATAGAATAAAGACGCCATATTCGCCATAATTAATGCGACGGCTACCCCTGCCACATATAGCCTGGCGGAAAGGGGCCATACTATGACCAAGAATAAAATCACCGAGAGGCCTTGAGCCGTTGCCCCCGGTAAACCCTCTCCGAATCCCCTAAGACTCCTTATCACTATTGTCTTGAGGGCAATAAGGAAATAGGCCAAGAGAAGAAAAACTGAAAGCATGCTAGCGGGCCTAAAATCTTCACCGAAGAGCAAGGGGACAAGCTTGGGCGCCAAAACCATAAGAGGCACCGTAATCACAAACAGCAGAAACATAGCCTGCCGTATTCCCTCCATTAGTTTAAAGGTTCGTAGATTTTTCTCCTGAGTGTTGACCAAGGTCGGAAACAATACGGTGTGAAAAGTACTGCCCACCAGATTCAATGCGGAAGCGGCGACGGTAAAAGCAGCCATGTATAAACCAATTATCTTATTATCCCATAGCCTTAGAATCACAAATATATCCGCTTGATTGGCCGCTATTATTAAAAGGGTAGCCAGATGAAAACTCCATCCGTCTCTCAACAGCCCCCAGGCCTCGGAAAAGCTAGGCCTATATAAAAGCGCCGTCCCAGCCAAGAAGACCCGGATAAGCGCCGCGATTACGGTAGCTGACGCATTCATGGCCACTATCCAAGCCACGGTTATATGCCCGGTAATCCAAAGAAGCACCAATCCCAGAAGATAAATAACTGGACCCAGCAGGCGCAGCCTATTATATATGGAAAATCGAAGTCCCCCCTGGTCGATGGCCAGAAGGGTCAGGCCAATAAAATTGAATGGGATGAAAACTAGCAGATAAAGCTTGCTGATGTTCCAGAGTTCCTGGCGCTTAATGCCCAGCAAGGATGGAATAGCCATATAACCTAGGGTGGTAACAATAAAGGACAAACAAATGGCCAACCAGAAAGCCGTCGAAATTATCTCACTGGCCCTCTCCGGCCAGCGGCCAATCCGATAGGTGGTAGCCTCGGGTAGACTCATAATACCTATTCCAGCAGTCAATTGAGACCAAAAAATCACCGCGGCTAAAGCTCCCCGCCCCTCCGGGAGAAGAAATCGGGCAGTCAAAACACCGGTGATAAAGCCACAAGCTACAATAACCAGGTTGGTTATAAAAGTTCCCATCCAGGCCCACAGTACGCCTCTGGACAATTCAATCTCCCTAAATCCGACTACACGCTGAAAGGTTTGGACGGGCTATTCATCCAGGCAGTTAAAAGCATCCTGAACCCTCGAGTATCCCCCCGATAGTTCTCTCATAAGAGTAACTTTCAATTATCTTTAGCGATTCCCTACCCAAGGCTTTTCTCGTCTCCGGGCTCTCGATGAGCATTTCCAAAAAACCAGCCAGTTGAGCAATATCGCCCGTTTTGAATACAAACCCATTCTCCCCGTGTTTTACCAAGTCCTCTCGACACCCGACCAAATCGGACACAATTACAGGAAGTTCAAAATTCATTGCTTCGTTAACCACTAATCCCCAGGTTTCACCCAAACCGGAGGGAAGAACGAAGATATCCGCCATAGTGTAATAATAGGGAAGTTCCGTCTGGTTCTTGATCCCGACGAAATAAACGTTCTTTAATTTTTTCTCCACCACGTAGTCTTCCAATTCTTTCCTCAAGTAGCCGTCTCCCACAAATATCAGGGTTTTCTTATCCGATTCCACTTTTTCAAAAGCCCTAAGAAGGTCAAAGGGTCTTTTCTTATCGATGAGAATCGCCACAAAAATAACCACAACTCCGTCTTCATTTAATCCCAGTCCCTTTCTCAATTCATTCCTTTTATGCTTAAGCCTTAGATATTCGCCGTGGAATCTTTCGTTTTCTACACAGTGAGGCGCAAAGATTAGCTTCCAATCCGGAACATTATAGTATTTATAAAAATTTCTGTTTGCCTCTCCCACATACAAGAATACGTCTACAAATTTAAAAATCCCATATTGTAAGACACCCTTTTTAATCCACCTCTTCCAATCGGGCTTTAGCAGCTCATGAGACAGGGGATTGTCTCCCCTCAACATTACTTTTTTGCCAAAAAACTTTGCCGCTACCAGCGCCAGGATATTGGTGAAATAGTTCCAGCCGTACACGATAACGACATCGTACTCTCCCTTTCTTAATTCATTTACTATTCCCAAATTCATTAATCCGAAAAACACAGTGAATACGGAAGGACTTGGTGAGTAGTTCTTCAAGAATTTGTACTTATAGCCTTCGAGGAGAGGAATATCCCAGGCCGGAATAGTACCCACTTCCGAATGATGTCTTTCTTGGATTCCATAGCTCTCACAGTATAAAACGGTCAGTTCTATACCGTTTGCAGAAGATAACTTTCTGAAAAGTGGAGCTAAATACTGTATGGGATGGGATATTAGAAATGCTACTTTTTTATTCACTGACTCCCAGAATATCCTTTAGAGTTTCTTTGTATTTCTCATAGGCGAAATCTCTCTTCACCTTTTCCCTTCCGTAATTTCCCATCCTAAGTCTTAAGTTCTCATCCCGGTAGAGTAGTTTTATTCTCTCCACAAGCTCATCTAGATTACGCGGCGACACTATAAAACCATTTTTCCCCTCTTCAACTGCGTCAACCGAGCCATCCTCGTCACCCACTAAGATAGGCTTTCCACAAGCCGCGGCCTCGATAGGCGTGAGCGGCAATCCTTCTCCTTCGTATTTTCCTAATCTAGTGACCAGGACAAACAAGTCAGCCATTCGATAAAAATCAACAAGTTCCTCTTCCTTTACCCTTCCGGTAAAAGTTACCCTGCTTTCTAAATTCATATCCTTTACCAGCGATTTTAGGTATGACACCAATCTTCCACCCCCCACTATCACATACACTATATGCTCCGGAAGCTCTTTCAGAGCCCTGATTACAAGCTCATGTCCCTTATAGCCATCATCGACCCTGCCCACGGTAAGAATTATAAATTTACTCTCCGGTATTCCGTGCTTTTCCATCAATTGGACATTCTTAGGAGCAGGCTTAAACCTGTCGACATCAACGCAGTCATGAAGCAAAAAGATTTTATCTTTATCCACGCCCAGGGCACCCTTACAGTAATTAAGGATAAAGTTACAATCCCCTATTATTTTATCCGCGTATTTCAAAGAAATTTTTCGAAAGGAATTTAAAAAACCCCATGTTTCAAAACCATATACATTCACAATGTAGTTAATGCCCAATACACTCTTTGCCAATAAACCTATCGATGACAGATTTACCAGGTTTATAATCAAGAGGTCTATTTTCTTCTGTCTCATAAATTTTATGGCCTGGAGGGTAAAATCAATTTTACGTAAGACACCACCACCCCTAGGCACAAAGTTCACGCTAACTTCCTCCTCAAAGGAATTCCCATCTTTGCCATTAAGCGAGAATGAGAATACATTTTCTTCTCCCATTATCTCTCTTAAAGCCTTATATTCATACCGGGCATACCTTTGCAGGCCGCCTTTGAAAAACATATCACTGGACAGGAAGAGGACTTTCTTCATTTGGTTTACTCAGGAATCCTTCAAAAGGGTCAGTAAAGACTGGGATATGAATTCGATGTCCTCTCTGTTTAAATTGCCGCCGCTGGGCAGGTTTAGACCTTTACTGGAAATATCGTAAGCGGCTGAATTCCCCGAATTGGATTTATAAATGGGCATTTGGCTCATCGGGTAAAAAAAGGGCCTCGTATCGATCCCCATTTTCCTTAATTCAAGCATAAGTTCGTCTCTGGTTATTTTAATATCCTTACCCAGAATCAAACAAACCATCCAAAATGTATTTCGAGCCCACTTCTTCTCCGGATTTAGTCTTATCGCCCCAAAACCGCCCAGGAATTCTTCGTAAGATTTAAATATCAATCTCTTCTTATCTAAAAGCTCCTCTATTCTTTCGAGCTGGGCCAGCCCCAATGCAGCCTGAACATTGGTAAGCCTATAATTAAAACCCAATTCCGTATGCCAGTATCTCCTTTCCTTGCTCATAGCATGGTCTCTCAAGAACCTTGCCCTTTCGTAAATTGCCTCATCATCGGTAGTAATCATCCCCCCTTCCCCAGTCGTTATTACCTTGTTGCCGTAGAAGCTAAACACCCCTACATGCCCCAGGCTTCCCGCCTTTTTACCCTCATACTCCGCCCCGTGGGCCTCGGCTGCATCCTCGATGACATATAAACCATATTCCTCGGCTATTTGGTTTACCGCATCCATATCGGCAGGGTGTCCATAGAGATGGACCGGGATAATGGCCTTTGTCCTGGCAGTTATCGCTTTTCTTATCGCCTCCGGGTCTATACACCATATCTCCGGGTCGATATCCACAAAAACGGGTTTTGCTCCGGTGTAGGCAACGGCATTGGGCACGGCCACGAAAGTTAGGTCGGGTACTATTACTTCATCCTCCTCCTTTATACCCAGGCTGGCTAGCGCCAGATGTAAAGCAGTCGTCCCGTTGGTCGTAGTTAAAGCACGTTTAACCCCGACATACTCGGCGAATCTTTTCTCAAAATCGAGAATATAATGCCCCAGAGAAGACACCCAGCCCGATTTTACGGCGTCGAGAACATACCTTATTTCTCTCTCGGTTATGGAAGGCTCGGCCACCGGGAAAAATTTATTCATCTTCTTTCCTTACTTTAAATCTATCCTTTATCTTCTTAGCCCGGTTCCCTTTGATGAATGAATTCTGGCCAAAGGAACCCATGACCACCGAATTTGCGGCCACGAAAGAATTTTTGCCGATATGCACGCCGGCCAACACCACCGAGTTTAGTCCGATACCTACATTTTCCTCAAAAATGATCGGGGATACCATGTATGCACTTTTGGTATTCCAATGGCTAAAAAATATTACATCGCTGCTATCATAAGGATTGGTGGGTAGGTTCA encodes the following:
- a CDS encoding class I SAM-dependent methyltransferase, which gives rise to MDERINWVAALANAAVYDEEATRGYIDGAPHLKHPSLRKLYGELLVGVYDFATIYTGNPNVLDLGAGEGSATLPFLELGARVTAVDISESQLSALRSRCERFGDRLQVRCEDINETLKSNNNSYDIIVVNSFLHHIPDYLGMIREAITLLTPHGQFFSFQDPLRHDSLGGFTTAFNKVAYFSWRVFRGDLVEGLKRRVRRSRGIYLSDCPADNVEYHAVRNGVDQEAITDLFEEKGFDCKIVCYFSTQALVFQHIGELLGMENTFSIIAQKRA
- a CDS encoding DegT/DnrJ/EryC1/StrS family aminotransferase, with the translated sequence MNKFFPVAEPSITEREIRYVLDAVKSGWVSSLGHYILDFEKRFAEYVGVKRALTTTNGTTALHLALASLGIKEEDEVIVPDLTFVAVPNAVAYTGAKPVFVDIDPEIWCIDPEAIRKAITARTKAIIPVHLYGHPADMDAVNQIAEEYGLYVIEDAAEAHGAEYEGKKAGSLGHVGVFSFYGNKVITTGEGGMITTDDEAIYERARFLRDHAMSKERRYWHTELGFNYRLTNVQAALGLAQLERIEELLDKKRLIFKSYEEFLGGFGAIRLNPEKKWARNTFWMVCLILGKDIKITRDELMLELRKMGIDTRPFFYPMSQMPIYKSNSGNSAAYDISSKGLNLPSGGNLNREDIEFISQSLLTLLKDS
- a CDS encoding oligosaccharide flippase family protein — its product is MSRGVLWAWMGTFITNLVIVACGFITGVLTARFLLPEGRGALAAVIFWSQLTAGIGIMSLPEATTYRIGRWPERASEIISTAFWLAICLSFIVTTLGYMAIPSLLGIKRQELWNISKLYLLVFIPFNFIGLTLLAIDQGGLRFSIYNRLRLLGPVIYLLGLVLLWITGHITVAWIVAMNASATVIAALIRVFLAGTALLYRPSFSEAWGLLRDGWSFHLATLLIIAANQADIFVILRLWDNKIIGLYMAAFTVAASALNLVGSTFHTVLFPTLVNTQEKNLRTFKLMEGIRQAMFLLFVITVPLMVLAPKLVPLLFGEDFRPASMLSVFLLLAYFLIALKTIVIRSLRGFGEGLPGATAQGLSVILFLVIVWPLSARLYVAGVAVALIMANMASLFYLGFYLKQNHGVELRQCWGLTPATVRQFCKAIRNLFGYYKVGTEVR
- a CDS encoding glycosyltransferase family 4 protein, translating into MNKKVAFLISHPIQYLAPLFRKLSSANGIELTVLYCESYGIQERHHSEVGTIPAWDIPLLEGYKYKFLKNYSPSPSVFTVFFGLMNLGIVNELRKGEYDVVIVYGWNYFTNILALVAAKFFGKKVMLRGDNPLSHELLKPDWKRWIKKGVLQYGIFKFVDVFLYVGEANRNFYKYYNVPDWKLIFAPHCVENERFHGEYLRLKHKRNELRKGLGLNEDGVVVIFVAILIDKKRPFDLLRAFEKVESDKKTLIFVGDGYLRKELEDYVVEKKLKNVYFVGIKNQTELPYYYTMADIFVLPSGLGETWGLVVNEAMNFELPVIVSDLVGCREDLVKHGENGFVFKTGDIAQLAGFLEMLIESPETRKALGRESLKIIESYSYERTIGGILEGSGCF
- a CDS encoding glycosyltransferase, with protein sequence MRVLHITPSYFPAFKYGGPIEAVHLLNKALAKKGIDVDVFTTDTGLENGKSIPRDEWQELDGIRVRYFRCYGYERYTFSPKIFLELLKDTRFYDLVHITSVWNFPVLAGGIASLLHKKPYILSPHGSIYPEAIGIKSKNKKMFYYNLIAKYYIKRASAIHFTTQDEKENAIGFLDIRNKAFVVPIGFDLSGFEELPRRGSFKNRYAALKNRKYILFLGRINIKKGLDILVESFGEIAKAYKDLYLVIVGANEGNEGFKEEVKRRLKDVGLLERTIFTGMLRERDKLEAFVDAEVFVLPSYSENFGMAVVEAMACGIPVVISNKVGIHREVERNRGGIIVETNPDSLSRGIRALLDNEELKREVRTNGRKMVEEYYDIDKVADMVIKVYREIIRPG
- a CDS encoding glycosyltransferase family 4 protein, whose product is MKKVLFLSSDMFFKGGLQRYARYEYKALREIMGEENVFSFSLNGKDGNSFEEEVSVNFVPRGGGVLRKIDFTLQAIKFMRQKKIDLLIINLVNLSSIGLLAKSVLGINYIVNVYGFETWGFLNSFRKISLKYADKIIGDCNFILNYCKGALGVDKDKIFLLHDCVDVDRFKPAPKNVQLMEKHGIPESKFIILTVGRVDDGYKGHELVIRALKELPEHIVYVIVGGGRLVSYLKSLVKDMNLESRVTFTGRVKEEELVDFYRMADLFVLVTRLGKYEGEGLPLTPIEAAACGKPILVGDEDGSVDAVEEGKNGFIVSPRNLDELVERIKLLYRDENLRLRMGNYGREKVKRDFAYEKYKETLKDILGVSE
- a CDS encoding class I SAM-dependent methyltransferase, giving the protein MVNPRLFGFFYNPKKGWIDGTTQFVNLLKAYCQPGALVLDLGAGAGRGKPHNYSLRGKDRLVVGLDVDSEISENRIVDFKVIGDAYFLPFKECSFDFIYTDFVLEHVDAPDAFLTEVRRVLRKGGYFIFRTPNLYHYVPSIARIVPNRSKSLLANFVRSIDTEEKTFPVIYKMNRPGLLRSILEKKGFATERLELIEKEPSYLVFNTFAFLLGVLYERIVNSAEILKFIRSNILGVFRKI
- the wzy gene encoding O-antigen polysaccharide polymerase Wzy, with the protein product MPAHFGQPLRILRQEKLSGAVLSVAVTIPLLISLLLVSQLDYDEILTILEISFLAFLCAIPFFKERVREVTNPVLSVSMLYFIMFCLGSLYVLLYPESFNRLGYNAGLDLTALNKGLSFSILCFLFFLFGYYAFDYSKLAAALTGRAIKSIPNIHKFELSIRRLPLVIVVLLLIGWLSRLFLIEIGAYYFVGAGRSDLINTDYAYLAQFLGFGSLFPLLALSIVYSEYLKNKRIALLWVTILILASEMAFNFPIGSKAKAILPIFILLIIYSIKKKTPFKLFIIASIIFIFFIFPLINTYRLNYTGDVFFDLMEGFKIYWKSFFGSNKSMVGEVLFSVFGERLNYASIVGVIVDNTPSVSDFKFGSTYILFFPSLIPRVLWPGKPSVSFANEFGRDYGFLHPLDESTSVGMTWIGEMFINFGWFGIFVPLIYGFLYRFIFLYFFRNGKPNTLGTVVYAFTLQTIIVGDTFAGWFSGLLRFYFILLVAFLPFVTRHK